DNA from Coleofasciculus chthonoplastes PCC 7420:
TGGGGTGGCGGCTTTAATTTGGTCACAAAATCCCGAATTAAGTGCTTCGGAGGTTAAAGATCAGATTTTAAGCACTGTTGATCCGATTTCATCATTGCAAGGAAATACGGTAACGGGTGGACGATTAAATGCCAATAATGCCTTGAATCCAACGACACCACCACCTTCTCCTTTAGGAGAGATTCATGGAAGTAAGTGGAATGATATTGATGGCGATGGAATTTGGGATGCGAATGAGCCAGGTTTAAGTGGTTGGACGATTTACTTAGATCAGAATCAAAATAGTCAATTGGATGCGGGGGAAGTTTCCACCATTACGGATATTAACGGGAATTATTCGTTCACCGAATTAACGGCTGATACTTACACCGTAGCTGAGGTATTATTACCTGGTTGGCAACAAACCCTTCCGGGTTCAGAACCATCATTTAACTTGGTAGCAGGTACAGGAAGTGGTGGAACCAATGAATTCAGCTTAGTTGAATTGCAAACTGATCCAGTGGCGGAAATTTTGATCGGTTCTGCCAGTTATAACCCTGGTTTAGACATTGATCCAACCAGTGGGCTGCTTTATGGTGCTAGTTCTTCATTACGGCTTATTGATCAAACAGATGGTTCTTACACTAACATTGGCACAATTCATAGTGCTAATGAAAGTTCCATCTTGATGAGAAGTATTGCCTTTTCACCCAATGGAACGTTGTATGGAAATGCCACAAGCACTAATATGCTTTACACTATCGATCCAGCAACTGCTTTTGCTACCCCAGTAGGTACAATTGCTAATACTACGTGGGGAATTGATTTTGCTCCCGATGGCACCCTTTACGGTGCATCGAATAACCTGGTGGAAATTGACCCAGCAACGGGAGATATTCTTTCAACTGTCGGTTCGTTAGGAACAACCGTTGTCGATATTGATTTTGCCCCAGATGGTTCTATCTATGGCGTTCACTACAGCAACAGCAATCTTTATCAAATTAACCCATCCGACGCTTCAACAACTCAGATTGGTACGTATGATTCTTCAACTTGGGGTGTTGCTTCCATACCATCAAACAGTAACCTTGTCCCCGGAACTTACACAGTTAACCTGAATCCTGAAGAAATTGTTACCAATATTAACTTTGGTAACCAACAAATCGAGGATTTATCGCCCCAACTCAATTTCAGTTTTGAAACCGGAGATTTTACCGATTGGAATAGTATTGGAGATGCGACAATCCAAACCGATACTATCGGCAGTACACCAACTGATGGTACATTCCAAGCCTTAATCACTAATGGTCAGGGTTCAGTGAGCGATAGTAATTTGGAAACCTTCCTAGGATTAAATACGGGTGACTTAGACAATCTGGGTAACGGGGATGCGATAGAAGGTTCTGCCCTGCAACTCACACCGATTACCGTTAAAGCGGGAGATATTTTAAGCTTTGATTGGAATTTTATCACCAATGAGCAAACGCCCAGCAGCTATAACGATTTTGGCTTTGTTTCTATCAGTTCCACCCTGTTATCCGAACTGGCAGATACTAACCAGCAATTTAATCGGTTTACAGGTTCTTTTGGCAAGCAGACTAATTATGGTACATTCGATTATCAATTCACCCAAAATGGAACCTATACCATTGGCTTAGGATTAGTCGATGCAGATGATTCTAGTGTTGATTCGGGACTTCTGGTCGATCATTTCCAAATCACCCCTGATCCTTTATTCAACTTTGGCTTTGAAAACGGTGATTTTACCAACTGGACAACGATTGGTAACACAACTATTGAAACGGATTCAATTGGGAGTAATCCCACAGACGGCGATTACCAAGCCTTCATTACTAATAGCGTCGGTTCGGTGAGTGATGCTGAGATGGAAACCTTCTTTGGTTTAACGGCTGGTGCATTAGATAATCTGGGTAACGGTGATATCATCGAAGGTTCTGGCTTACAGTTTCAACCGATAAAAGTTCAGGCGGGAGATAGTATTAGCTTTGACTGGAATTTCATCACCAATGAAGAAAATCAAAGTAGTTTCAGTGATTTTGGCTTCGTTTCCATTACATCGGGTGTCTTATCTGAACTAGCGGATACGAGTAGTGACTTTAATCGTTTCACAGGTTCCTTTGGTTCTCAAACAGGTTATGGCACATTTACCTATCAGTTTACGGAATCGGGTATCTTTACCATTGGCGTAGGTTTAATGGATGCGGGGGATAGTTATGTGGATTCTGGGTTACTCATTGATAACTTCTCCTTCACACCGAATAGTGGTACAAATCTAGGATTATCAATTCCCAATGGAACTGTTGAAGCGGTTACACCAGAGTATACGATTCAAGGAACGCCAGACAACGACAAATTAGTCAGTTCTAATCAACAGGATGAATTCATCTTCGCGGATGCTGGCAATGATACCGTTATTGGCAGTTTAGGTGATGATGTCATTTATGGTGCAGAGGGTGATGATATCCTACGGGGTGACTTGAATAAGGGTTGCTTAAATTGTGCGATCGCGGGTGATGATATCCTCTATGGTGGCGCAGGAAATGACCGACTATATGGAAAAGGCGGTAATGACCAACTTTTCGGCGAAGATGGCAACGACAAAATCTGGGGTAATGATGGTGATGATTTACTCTGGGGTGGTTTAGGAAACGATCAATTAATTGGGGGTCAAGGTAACGATACCTTTGTCTTAGCGGTTAGTGAAGGAATAGACAAAATTCGCGATTTCCACATCAATGAAGATGTCTTAGGGTTGTCCGGTGAACTCACGTTTGGGGAGTTGTCGATTTCTCAACAGGGTAAGAATACCTGGATTGATTTTAATCAGGACACCTTAGCGATTTTAACTGATGTGAATGCGAATACCTTGACGGCTGATGCTTTTGCTCTTATCTAATCGATACTTTTGAATCAAGGCTGGTTTCAGTTATCAGTAACCGTAGGGGCGCACCAATGTGCGCCCTTTGCTGATGTGCGCCTAAAAAACCCAAGGGAATCCCAACAATTTGAATCCGGGCGGGTTTGGTTGTTCAGGTTGTGATATCATGTTCGGTCAAACACCCCTAATAAAAACGCCTGAAACCCCTGTTATTACAGCATTGCAATTATGGGTAATCGTACAGGAATTCTAGTCCTGAAGTGTTTCTATGGTCACGGTTAATCCTTGCTCCTGCAGCAAATTCTGAATTTCTTGGGCATTCTCGCGACTACTAAATAATCCCACTTGCATCATTAATTTCCCATTATAAGATGTACGAAATGCCCCAGGAATCAGCGATCGCACTAAGGTTTGCTGATCGTCAGTTGCGGCGGCGACTAATACCCGATAACGCCCTTCCGGTGCGGTTTCTGGGGGCGGTTCCTGGGGGGTGGCGGATGGGTTGTTGCTACTGAGTACAGGAATAGAATCTCGGCTGGGTAACTCTTGTGCATTAACCGTGTCTTGCATCTCGGCTTCAGGTGTCGAGGTGGCTGGTGTGGATGTATCCGGTATCGCCGTCTCGGTTGGCGAGGGAACCGAAATATCAATGATCCGGGGAACGGTTGCGGCTGGTGTCGTTGGGTTAGTTTGGTTCGGTTGAGACTGGAGACTGGAGGGAACCGGAAAAGACGCAGCGGAAATGGGAGAGGTTGAGGAAGATGCGCCTGTCTGATCTCCGGCGGCGGGTTGAGTCTCAGTTGATTCTGAGGGATTCGCCACTGATAGGGAGATGTTTCTCCAGTCTGAGGGAAACGTGGTGGGAAGTGTTTCTAACTCGGAGATAGTCGTTTCTAGTTCAATGATGGGGGAAACACTTTCGGGAGTCGGGGAAGGATTCGCGGTAGTTTCAACAGGTTCAGATACCGATTCGGTTTCGGGAATACTCGTATTCGTGGGGGATTCAACCGAGTTTGAAGGACTGTTGCGATCTGCGCTTTGCAGGGGTGCTTCGCGATCGCGACTTAATTCCAAAGTAGCGTTTTCCCGGTCAATAAACACATTTTCCCGCACATCTGCCTGTAATGTCCCCGCCACGAGAATACCATCACCACCATTGTTATAAAAGTAATTGCTGCGAATGGTTGGCGCACTATTTCCCTTAATCACAATTCCGGCGCTGGTATTTTCCATAAATGTATTATCCACGACTACCGGGGAACTGGATTCAATCCATAACCCATAGCCTTGAGGATTCGGATTAGTAATCGTCACCCCCGTTACCGTGGCGGGGTTTGCTGCCAGAATGGTAATATTCTGCTGAGATGCGGTGGGACTCTCAAACATGCCCCCCCCTTGAATGATAATATTCTCCCCTCTGGTGCGGGGATTTCCTTGCAACGTGACGCCATCGGGCAAAATTAAAGGAAAGGTTTCACCGGTTTGGGAACTATAGATACCAGGCGTTAATCGAATCACCG
Protein-coding regions in this window:
- a CDS encoding S8 family serine peptidase, giving the protein MQTNDLRPELNVASFNLNSLVEGTDYLSDQVVVKFKSGIESSQIQTLQGNMQASILESTNMLGTQLWQLDGLSVAQAISTYSNHPLIEYIEPNYTISLNTTIPNDSEFNQLWGLNNTGQTGGTSDADIDALEAWDRATGNNVVVGIIDTGVDYTHPERINNMWTNPGEIFGDGIDNDGNGYIDDYYGWDFANNDSDPWDDEGHGTHVAGTIAAEGNNNSGVIGVAPDAQIMALKFLNSSGSGTTFNAIQAIEYATMMGANLTNNSWGGGGYSQGLYDAIAAAGQAGQLFIAAAGNGGFDGIGDNNDITPHYPSNYDLDNIISVAATDHNDNLASFSNYGVTSVDLGAPGVNIYSTIPGGGYASYNGTSMATPHVSGVAALIWSQNPELSASEVKDQILSTVDPISSLQGNTVTGGRLNANNALNPTTPPPSPLGEIHGSKWNDIDGDGIWDANEPGLSGWTIYLDQNQNSQLDAGEVSTITDINGNYSFTELTADTYTVAEVLLPGWQQTLPGSEPSFNLVAGTGSGGTNEFSLVELQTDPVAEILIGSASYNPGLDIDPTSGLLYGASSSLRLIDQTDGSYTNIGTIHSANESSILMRSIAFSPNGTLYGNATSTNMLYTIDPATAFATPVGTIANTTWGIDFAPDGTLYGASNNLVEIDPATGDILSTVGSLGTTVVDIDFAPDGSIYGVHYSNSNLYQINPSDASTTQIGTYDSSTWGVASIPSNSNLVPGTYTVNLNPEEIVTNINFGNQQIEDLSPQLNFSFETGDFTDWNSIGDATIQTDTIGSTPTDGTFQALITNGQGSVSDSNLETFLGLNTGDLDNLGNGDAIEGSALQLTPITVKAGDILSFDWNFITNEQTPSSYNDFGFVSISSTLLSELADTNQQFNRFTGSFGKQTNYGTFDYQFTQNGTYTIGLGLVDADDSSVDSGLLVDHFQITPDPLFNFGFENGDFTNWTTIGNTTIETDSIGSNPTDGDYQAFITNSVGSVSDAEMETFFGLTAGALDNLGNGDIIEGSGLQFQPIKVQAGDSISFDWNFITNEENQSSFSDFGFVSITSGVLSELADTSSDFNRFTGSFGSQTGYGTFTYQFTESGIFTIGVGLMDAGDSYVDSGLLIDNFSFTPNSGTNLGLSIPNGTVEAVTPEYTIQGTPDNDKLVSSNQQDEFIFADAGNDTVIGSLGDDVIYGAEGDDILRGDLNKGCLNCAIAGDDILYGGAGNDRLYGKGGNDQLFGEDGNDKIWGNDGDDLLWGGLGNDQLIGGQGNDTFVLAVSEGIDKIRDFHINEDVLGLSGELTFGELSISQQGKNTWIDFNQDTLAILTDVNANTLTADAFALI
- a CDS encoding DUF1565 domain-containing protein, whose amino-acid sequence is MVKPYPIQWFHHLRPIRFRIGAIAVVSLSCITLTPLEAVAQLTPNPQRLVVQNQQDTQVLLVNPITGDDINGDGNMDSPFKTIAKALQVAQPNTVIRLTPGIYSSQTGETFPLILPDGVTLQGNPRTRGENIIIQGGGMFESPTASQQNITILAANPATVTGVTITNPNPQGYGLWIESSSPVVVDNTFMENTSAGIVIKGNSAPTIRSNYFYNNGGDGILVAGTLQADVRENVFIDRENATLELSRDREAPLQSADRNSPSNSVESPTNTSIPETESVSEPVETTANPSPTPESVSPIIELETTISELETLPTTFPSDWRNISLSVANPSESTETQPAAGDQTGASSSTSPISAASFPVPSSLQSQPNQTNPTTPAATVPRIIDISVPSPTETAIPDTSTPATSTPEAEMQDTVNAQELPSRDSIPVLSSNNPSATPQEPPPETAPEGRYRVLVAAATDDQQTLVRSLIPGAFRTSYNGKLMMQVGLFSSRENAQEIQNLLQEQGLTVTIETLQD